CCCTTAAGGTCTAAATTAATTTTATTTGTATATTCGGAATACTTCATTGTCTGAATCGAATAATTTCCTGCTTTTTCAGCTTCCTGAATCCACTTTTGTAAATCAGCAGGACTGACATCTCGATTGACAATCATAAAATCCAATTTAGCCGTTGTGTTGATAAGTTTTTTGGCATTTTCCGCATCGGTCATGCCTGGCAATTGCACCAGGATTCTATCCAAACCCTGCTGAGAAATACTGGGTTCGGCAACTCCAAATTCATCAATCCTATTACGGATAGTTTCGATGGACTGAGCTATCACTTTGGACTTTGTTTCTGCCAATTGATTTTCAAGATATCTTAAAACCAAAATTCTATCTGTTTTTGCAAATTCTTGAAGTAAAACCCCGTGTTTTTCCATAATTTGCTTTGATGCTTTGTCTACATCCAAAGCCGTTGGCAATTCAAATGTGATTTCACCTTTTTCACCATTGGTTATTTTAAAATCAGTGATCGCAACAGGCTCTTTACTCGTGCTTAATTCTTTTTTGATTGAATTTGCTAGACGGGTTGCCGTTTCCGTCATCACCCCATTAACATCCACACCCATAACCAAGTGCAGACCACCTTGAATATCTAATCCGTAATTTAATTTTTTTTGAGCTGGCCACCAAGAAATTTTACCCGTATTAAATACATTGGGTGTTAACAAAATAACGGCTGTGAAAACTCCTAAAAGAGTGGCCGTTAAACGCCATCGATAATTTTCCATACAACTTCCTTATGAATAACTTTTAATGAAATAAAACCCAAATCCTTTCATCAGAACAAGAAAGGATTTAGCTTCGAAATGTAATTTGAATATCCAAGTACTTAAAAGTCAAAAAGAAAATTAGTTTTTGCTGCTTTCTTTTTGCGCAGACTGAATTGCTAGTTGGGCACTTCCTGCTATTTGAGATCTTAACATTTTAATTCTGACACTGTCAGCTATTTCTAAGGTCACAAATTGATCGGTTAATCCTTCAATTTTTCCTAATATTCCAGAATGAGTGATCACCTCATCGCCTCTTTTTAATGAAGAGACAAAGGTCTGTTGTTGTTTTTGTTTTTTCATTTGGGGACGCAATAGCATGAAGTACAAAATCACAAACATGACAATAAACGGAAACACAGCTTCGAGCATTGAAGGCTGTTGTCCAGCCGCAGGAGCTGGCGTCGTCGCCGTCTGAGCCAACACAAAGTTTGAAAACAAAATAAATTTCAACATAAAAACTCCTTATAACAAAAGTGATAATCTACAACTTATAACTAGATAAAAACCAGATTTTAAAAAAACTGAATATCAGGTTATTAAGGGCCCGTCTAGAACTTAGTCAAAGCTCCTTAATGACTTGGAGCAAGAATTATTTAATAAAACGCTGCCGGCAATTAAAATA
The DNA window shown above is from Deltaproteobacteria bacterium and carries:
- the yajC gene encoding preprotein translocase subunit YajC, with the protein product MLKFILFSNFVLAQTATTPAPAAGQQPSMLEAVFPFIVMFVILYFMLLRPQMKKQKQQQTFVSSLKRGDEVITHSGILGKIEGLTDQFVTLEIADSVRIKMLRSQIAGSAQLAIQSAQKESSKN